In Mauremys reevesii isolate NIE-2019 linkage group 9, ASM1616193v1, whole genome shotgun sequence, the genomic stretch AACCCAAATCTTCTGTTACACAAAGGCATATTCACAATGTGAAGCTCTTCCGGTGGAAGAAATACTCCCTGTGTACACATGGTGATGATTTATATCTCCACAGGCTACCTTCTAACTTACATGCACTTTTCAGATGCAACATTGTTCATTCTCAGCTGAAAGCAAAGGTATTTTTGCTCAACTTGTAATTTTTTCTTGGGACTAATTGACTGAACAAtacaaaattgtgtgtgtgtgtgtgtctgtgtaaagtTTTTTTAACCTAAACTACTAAGTACTACTAATAAATACTACAATAAACTAACTACTAAAAGAGCTAAGGGGACACACTTGAGGTCAAACTCAACACAGACAATTGCAAAACTCCATCTCAGGCCAAGGTTTTTGAGAAGGAATGGAGGGTGGTTCGCCCGTGCAATGCTGCATAACAATGGCATGGAGCACAAGACTGAGtaatataaggcgttggtgagacctcatttggagtattgtgtgcagttttggtctcccatgtttaagaaggatgaattcaaactggaacaggtacaaagaagggccactagaatgatccgaggaatggaaggcctgtcgtatgaaaggagacttgaggagctcggtttgttttccttaaccaaaagaaggataagaggagatatgattacactctttaaatatatcagagggataaataccagggaaggagaggaattatttcagctcagtgctaatgtggacacgaggacaaacggatataaattgtcagttaggaaatttaggctagaaattagacgaaggtttctaactatcaggggagtgcaatactggaacagcctaccgagggaaacagtgggggcgaaggacctccatgactttaagactaagctagataagtttatggaggagatggtatgataggataccgggcttagtcaataggttaattaagtgccacactggtaaatagtacaatgggtcaatgatatattattcttaacctttttccagagggtatggctggagagtcttgcccgcatgctcggggttcagctgaccgccatatttggggtcgggaaggaattttcctccagggtagattggctgtggccctggaggtttttcgccttcctccgaagcatggggcaggggtcgcttgctaatggagtggggagatcagctaatgtggcctgcatcttgcaggaggtcagactagatgatcatattggtcccttctgatctatgattctatgattctaacatgCACGCATGCGCCAAACGGACACTGCTATGAAATATCTTCAATCAAAGGTGCACAGGGCACCTAGAgcggagcacccatagggatatTACTCAAAAAAGAAGTGTTTATCCGTTTACCTGTTGAGAATGGTAAAAAAGCTTCTCTGCTCACAAAATTTCCTTCCTTATCCAAGAAACAACTCGGGCTGAACTGTCGAGGAGACTCCCATTTCTCAGGATCAAAGAGGACAGAGTCTAAATTTGGCAGAATGAGGGTGCCCTGCAAGGAAGAAGCAGTTGGTTCAGttctctgagggctggtctacgtGGTGAGTTTGTGGGGTGTCATTTCTTGGCTGCACCAACCTGGCCTGTGTAGACCCGCTGGCACACACTAGAAGTTCCCTCATTTACATGAACGTAGTACGGTTTGAAACTGGAAGGCATTAATGTGGATGAGGGAACTTCTGGTGCATGCCAGCAAGGTCCGCATGAGCCACTTACTGCACGACACACTCATGGGGAGTAGAATTTATTCTCCGctggtgtagacatgccctgagtctCTCTCCATCAGGTAAGTCAATAAGGAGAGGGACATGGACAAATTTCAGTTCAAATTTATTGCAATGTCACATGTCGAATTTGTCTGTCACATGGTTTGGATTTAAATGGCCGTTTTTCAAACCAAAAACTTTCATTTGAAGCTTTcggtttttcaaaatgtttccgtttttcatcaaaaccaaaattttTGAAATGTCTGGGGTTTGTTTTcttatcctctctctctctttccccctccccttttctccttCCTGCCACTGAATGCAATAGAAGGGATAATGTTTAGTCTTGTTCAGTTTTTCCCTTTGCCACCCTGTAACTTTTCAAAGCttctccacattttaaaaagttacacgGGACCAGAATTGTAgcgtttcatttttccttttgacAGTCGATAACTTTTGCAAAGTAGAAAATTCAGAATGGTTAGAAAGGTattttgaattttgttttcaaaacaaacaaaaacagtggTCCCGTTTGGAACCCTGCAAAATGGGAACAAAGTTGAAATTTCCAATATTGTAGTGAAATGGTTTTTCCATGTTTTGACCTGCTCTAGTCACACAGTGACAAGCCTGTCTCCCCAGGAGTAATTCAGAAGATACTGGACATTAAACTGTTTATTTCAGACTGTCATTTTCAAGCTTGCTACCGGCGGCGGCCACGATACAGAAAAGCAATAATATTTATGTCACCAGTGACATGGAGCCCACTTTTACTTCTAATATTCAAGCTTTCAAGACACTGTCAACAGTTGGGCTGTTTCAGCATTTGCTAGAGAAGCAAATTTCCTAGGGGgccaattcagaaaagcacttaagtccATCCATCTTCTGGAGATCATTTAACTATATGCTTCACTAAAAGAGATTCTTAAAGTCCCAGTGACTTAAACAGAGCTTAAGCATGTGCCCTTAATACGGATGCTTACCTGAATCAGGCCTCAgtaagaaactttaaaaaaagaacatgAGAGAGACAGTAATATATTTGGAATCCTGAGTTGACATGGCTTCCTAATGCACTACACCCCTTCAGTGGGAGAAGGGGGTTATAAATGTGCAGAGAGACGGCACCTCTTTCACAGATATTACACAGAAGACAAGCATATCGAAGTGAACAATCTCTCTGTACCTTTGGAATCGGAAATCCCTGCAGCGTTGTATCCTTCCCGCTTTCTCTGGGGATCGCAATTAAAACAATGCTACAGTAACGCTGGATCTCATGAATCACGGCATTGGTGTAGGGCAGGTTCTTCCGATCCTCATAGCAGATTAACTGGGAGGGACCCAGCACAGTGTCCAGCTCCTTCTGGACGTTCTCTGAGGAAAAGCATTCAGCTTTAGAGATGGAAGAAGAGCATATATTCTGCACACTGTGTATTTATTTCATTTCCCTTTTGACTATTATAATGataagaataaaataaataattaaaaggaTTTTAATTATTTGAAAACATAAAAGTAAATAAAGAATAAGAAGATTTTAAAATTCCAGAACAAATCACTAAATTATCATTTGACTTTTCACATACTTCTGGGTTGCATCTTCAgataattcatttaaacaaacACTAGGAGGCAGTAAAGTCTTACCACCTGCCCATTCCCCATGAGATAGCTGATTTGAGGATCTTTTATAAAATTAGTCTTGCAAGTTGTTGTATTTATAGTTAGGCTCTGAGAGTGAACCATAAATAAAACATTAACTGTTTATTAAGAAATTAATTCAGTGACAATCAAGGAATCTATTTTGCCCTCAGAGGAGACAGAGTGACAACACATTTAGACCACAAGAAAAGCACTGCATCACCACAAAACTCTGAGGGCAGGAATATACTCTGAGAGCAAGATAACATTACCTAGCAACCACTGAGCGCTAATGAACCCTTCGCTGGTTGTCACATACCCCACAAGATGTTATTCAGCTTACAAAtgttaaaggtttagaaaagcagTTAAGTAATAATTAACTAGGATTAATTTCTGACATTCAATTAAAACTGGAAGTGCGTGCGTACACCTCCGCTCCAGCATTCCAGAACCAAGGGTCCAAAAATCTTCCCCTCACTCAACTCAATTCCTCTCTGAATCCTGGCACACACTTTAGATCTCCGATGCTGAGGGGATGAGGGAAGGTCAGTGTGAATCTGGGGAGGCATTGCATTCAGAAAGCAAAAGTTACTCCAGTGTATAACCTCTTTTGCAACCTTAATTGTAACAGGTACCACTAATGCCAACACGTGGCCTGTTAACCCCATATCTAACTAATCACAATTCTATACTATGCAACTATACCCCACCCCCAGGGTCTTCCAGTCTTCCTTTTACCTTCTCTttgtccagcggagggcaatgaaaataatcagggggctggggcacatgacttaggaggagaggctgagagaactgggcttatttagtctgcagaagagaagagtgagggggggatttgatagcagccttcaactacctgaagggggtttcaaagaggatggagctaggctgttctcagtggtggcagatgacagaacaaggagtaatggtctcaagttgcagtgggggaggtctaggttggatattaggaaacattatttcactaggagggtgctgaagcactggaatgggttacctagggaggtggtggaatctccttccttagaggtttttaaggcccagcttgacaaagccatggctgggatgatttagttgagcagggggttggactagatgacctcctgaggtctcttccaaccctaatcttttatgatttCTCCTTCTCTGATATAATCATCTCACATGTTGCTATTAATATTATTATGAAAGAGAATACTATTTCTGCTACCCAGCAAAGGAGAACACTATCATTCCAGTTATACTTTTCTGAGAGACCACTGCACAGGACGATTTACTCTAACCTCATTGCAGAGGCCAAACTCCAGTTCTGTTTGGAGCACCTTCAGCTACTCTCTCACAATATTAGGTCTGTATTAGATTGAGACTGAGAGAGCACTGAAGCAAAGACTGTGTCTTCCTCGGTGTCTGTACCAGACTGAACACTCGGGCAACAATCAgtaaaaaatgaaatatattcCCAAAGAATGACGATCCTGAAATCTTATCTGCATCTCTGGCTGCAACTTATCTAATTTAGCAGCTACTAACAAGCAGCTTTAGAACctgcactgtttttttttttaaatgtgcagaTCTGCCAGTTTTTGTACTTCAATCTTATGCATGGTTCATGTGTGTCCCTGACTCACCTTGGATGTCGGGATAAGCCACCATATAGAGCAGTGCCCAGCGCAGAGTGGTGGTTGTGGTCTCTGTACCTGCCAGAAAGAGGTAAAAAATAGACTGATTCATGTTGTCTTCATCATACGTAGAGGCGGGGTCACCTTTAGCCTGCAGATGTCAATCAGAAAGATGACGTTAGAGCACATAAGGTAGGACTACGTAACAATGAACCTGACTGCATCACTGGAATGTGCACTGTATAatattacaaaacaaaaacacttctaAAAGAATTAGACAATCAAGCTGATAGAATAATACAAAAagatttgcaaatattttattgAATAAATATGGAGAATTTGTTCCAGTATTATTCACATGGTCATGTTACTTGTTCTTCCAACCCCATCAAATTTGTAAATCCACTTACTATTCTGTCTGTTAAACTCACCACCTATTGTAGCTCACCACGTGCCTCCCTTTCAACATTAGGCACAGAGCTAGTCCAGCCAAAACATACCCCTCATGTTTTCATCTCACCTTCCTTCTGTCGAACCCTTGCCCACTTGTTTGTTTCATCTTTATGTTGCATATTGTCATTAACCAAGATTGTAAGATCTttaaggcagggactgtctttattgttcttaatctctctctcacacacacacacacacacaattatagaatatatatattacacacacacagacacctatATTAACCTGACAGGGGTCTCCCATCTCTCTATTTATGACTCACACAAACAGCAACACTCCTAGCAATGCTGCTGCTAACAGCGCCCAGGACTAAGTTTATGATGGAAAGAGATAAAATAAGTTCACTCAAGGACTCTTACTAATAAAGAGGAAATAAGACTGAGCCCAAACCCAACTACCTTTATAACATGATGCCAAAAAACCACCTGTTTtacattaaaaatcctttaaaaaaatcttctcacaATAAACAAAGTCAAGGAGTTTCTAATGCTCACATGCACTAAACAGCAAGGAAAGCTGATGGAGGAGATGAACAGTAGAATCATTTGGGAACTCTGTTGAGCACAATGCTATGTGACTCATAATTAATGCATGTAATTCTTAGATGCTACAGTGATCAGTGCCCCAGAAGCACCGAAGATTTAAACAAGCTGACTGACCAACCCTGATCAGTTCAGTTTAGCTCCCAGCCTCGGTTTCCCtgtctataaaataaaaaaagctagTATTTAGCTCACTTGCAGGAATGCTTAGAGATATATTAGCGAATCTTTGTAGGCTGCTTTGAAGACATACCTCATGATGTAAGTGCTAAGTGTTGTTATTTTTAAGCTGCCTGTTTGTTATGGAAGAAAGCATGTGTCATAAAGGCAGTTAAATAAGAAAGAGTCACGGAGCATGatcttttaatattaaaatgtttttcatgtGGACTCATGTTTTTAGATGTTAATTTTAcattaaatataattttataccatttgaaaatattttttaaatttaaatacataTTAAAATGCACTTATTTAAACCCCTAAGGACTTTTCCTTATAACTAATGTAAAATATTTGTCTTTGTAATAAATCAAAAATACATTTCTTTAGACAATATGTAAAACAAATCAGCAGTCTCACCTCACCCCTTGAAGCTTATATCAACTATAATTTATGCAAACAAAATATGTAAACTCATTAAAAACTCATTCAGCACTGTAGTGAACTATAGAGAGCTACATTTGTAAAGCTGCCTAAGGGAGTTTTACTCTTGAGAATCATGACCAGAGAACACAGGAATTACTTACTGGCTTAGACCCAAATCCATCCAATCCAACATCCTGTCTCCAAAAGTGGCCACCAGCAGATTTGTCAAGTCCGAGAAACTCCAGTGGAAAAGCATGGAACAAATTGCCCATAGAGGAAGTGTCTACCTAACCCCCTGTCACTCACTGCTTGTCTTATGCCTTGAAGAATGAGGTCTTATAGTCCTTAAAAACACCATTTATTTTATCTAGtctaatgtaactgtggatgttctccTCTAATCCCTTTGTGAATCCTGCTTAACTTGTGACCTCAGTGATTTGGACTCATGTAAGAGTTCCAGCCTGTAGCACTGTACAGCTTTAGTTAGCTTGATTAAGGATTATTTGAAAAATTGCTAATGTTcacctttaaattaaaaaaaacccaaaaacctaaGGAATATTTTCTGTTTACAGCCGGAGCATCTCTTTACAGAATTCTGTTCACACCAGGTGGGTGTAGGAGGTTTAATGGTGCTTCAGGGGAGCTGTAGTAACATACTCACTTTGGCTATCTGAGCCAGATAGAAGTCAATGAAATCCTGTGGTTCGTCTGGTATGCCTCTCTCTCCTTGTGGCTTCTGATCTCCTTTCCTTATGAAAGGACACACAAACTCACAGCAAGAGTTTGCCTTCTGTTGAGGTCCTGGGAGATGATGCATGAGCCAGGGGAGAATTTCAAACAGCTGTGGAAGAGATCAGTGGAAGGAGCTGAGAGTTACTTAACATTAGAAAGGTAATGGTAGATCTCAGAGTAGACATTTTGGTAGTGGAATCAGTGAATTTATTACTCCCCTGAGTACATTTCAACATCATACAGAAAAATAACATTGGGAACACGATGTTTATATTTTGGGACTGAGAGTCCACATGCTGCATGATTTCTATCCCTGTGTTTACAAAGTGATACCTCAGAATTATAGCCTAATTGCAGCTCAAACGCTGCCTAGATTATAATTGCCATGACAATGCTAAAACAATCACATTAAGACACTGGGAGAGCAAGATGCAGCCTTCTATAGCCAGGCACTaaaatgtaatatatatatataattatctCATTTAAGCAGTTGTTTCAGCGTGCCAGCTACAGTTTCCAGACTCATATCTCTTCATCAGAATCAAGGTTACTGAATCAGACTCTGTGCACATTGTGTACCTGCTATTGAATCCAACATTTTAGTGTCAATAATTCATTAAGTACAGTATGAACTCTAGGAAATTCAGTTAAATGCCAAACAAGCTACAGGTGTGATTATGCCTTTCAGCtgtgagtttttgttttgttgtgttcaATTCCCACGTGGATTAAGAGAAATCAGAGTGCCAAATATAATAATAGTATCTTGTTAATTTAAAGTGAATGGTCAGATGGCCCTTCTGACTCAATGCGCACCTACTGCCTGTGGGTATCAGACCCATATCAGCttattttttgtttctgttaGTTCACCATGCAGAGCCAAATGgctaaaagagagagagctggattCTCTGGCTGCTGGTGCATTGTAAACAGAATTCTTTGCCAAGCTCCCAAGTGTTACACCTATGCAAATGCACTAAAGACAATgggtaggaaggaaaaaaaaaaaaccagtgtgACCCTAGATCTCAGGGTGAGTTTTCAGAGCTGTACATTTGAAGCCAGCTCCTTATTTGACGCCAACATTTCAAACCATCCCCTCGCCTCCTCACCTGAGAACTGGATCTCCCTGCTGTTGCACATGCCTGCTGTTGCCAGCACTTCTGGTGTTACTGCAAGTTTTGCAGTTTCAGGCTAGTTCTGGAAGGAGCTCTCGTAATCTCTCTCGAAAGCACTGTTGGCTCAGGAACGTCACCTGAGCTGCCCGCGTTTCCCCCCTTCTGTTGATAGAGGCAGGTGTGCTGCAGCCTCCCTGGTGTGCTTTGAGTGGGGCAGAGACCCCCCTGAGCAGCTGTAGTGGAGCcacatcccctccctcccagctcagcATCAGAGGCCTTCTctacacctgaagtggagcacc encodes the following:
- the LOC120371914 gene encoding cytochrome P450 2J2-like, with the protein product MPMTYLLRKLFEILPWLMHHLPGPQQKANSCCEFVCPFIRKGDQKPQGERGIPDEPQDFIDFYLAQIAKAKGDPASTYDEDNMNQSIFYLFLAGTETTTTTLRWALLYMVAYPDIQENVQKELDTVLGPSQLICYEDRKNLPYTNAVIHEIQRYCSIVLIAIPRESGKDTTLQGFPIPKGTLILPNLDSVLFDPEKWESPRQFSPSCFLDKEGNFVSREAFLPFSTGSRVCLGAQLARSELFIVFANLLRALMFTLPKGVEEISTKLVLGSTMQPQPYKLCVVPR